TGCAGAATAAAACTCACCCACATCGACATGGCACACACGAAGATAATGACATTCTGTCAGGCACACAGGTTAGAATCTTCTTGTTACTCATGCTATAAAGGATAGACTACAACTTATTAATGTACTTACATTGTTGTATAGAAGCATCATCTTGAAAATGCGGGCTGCAATAAACTCTCATATCaagcaccatcatcaccagcccATCCTGTTTTCGATCCTATTTTTTATGGAGAGGTAATGGTTATCTCTTGAGAAATCTGCTTCCTAGGCAGTGATAGGAAACATTTTCCATATGAATTATTGATGGCGTGATTTGTTATTCACGCACTTTTAGTTAAAATATCATGTTGTACTAGCGATTTCTCATTCAAGTGCAATCCAATACTGATACTATTGACTCATATTTGTTTGTATAATGCTGAATGAATGAGTTTCTGCATTTTAAGTTCGATTTGCATGGAATGGACTCTCCTGAGGTTATAAAATGATGTTGGCACATGTAATATTTGATGAATAAAATGTACTGTGAACTTTGCATTGCAAAATCACAAGGATAAATCATTTTTCCTCTTATGTTTATCTGTAGATGAGAAAGAGCAGGGAGAATATGGATGGAAATTTGACTAGAGTACACAAACAAAGCACTCAAGACAAGTCTGTAGTCCATGTGTCCTCTAAGCAGAAACGTAGTCCTTCAATGGAGGTAATAAAAATAGCGTGTTCATACTAGATTCATGTTCACAAAATTGGTTTTTATTACTGTATATTATAATTTGAACCTCATTTCAGGTTGGCACAAAAGTGATTCTGAAGTCCTCAGTATATCCAAACAAAAGGCATGTGGCACATGCTAGCATTTTGGGTTGCAATTCAAAAAAAATGGTTGGTGGTGTTGAGCTAGGTCGGCAGTTCATAGAAGTGCAAGTTGATCAACCTATTGAGGAATGTGAGCTCTTGGTAAGGGAAAGGGAAAATTGTAGGACAATTGGCGATACTTTCACCTCTGGATTAACAATTGCTTGGCCTTCGTCATGTGTAGGTCAATGTTTAACTTCTTGGGTTTTGTTAAATTAAATTTATGATATACTTAATGTAGTCGTAACTGATTTATTTTTTTTTTTGCAGATTGAGAGGTTCAGTGGTTGAGTTGATTTGGATGGTTTTGCTTATGAGGAATCGAGatgcaaatatgacatattgaTGCAAGAAATATTCGAGGGGCACATTCTAGTGAACATGAATAGGGGTGTCACATGGTATCAGTGATAGGAAATCTTTCGCATACTATAGTTTACATTAATGGGTTGAGAAATGTATTTTTTTCCCTAAAATATGGATCTTCTATATGTTTATTGTTACAAATGCTATGGAATGGCATGGACCATATTGATATTTTATATCCTCGTGCATATATGCAAGCTTTATGTCCATGGCCTTTTTATATGGTATACACTGTGTGTCATATGCTTATCGATTTTCACTATGAGAAAGTATAAAAACAAAAATGTATTGATGCAATATTTCATAAAAAATGGTTCCAATAGCACATTGGACTAACTATGTCGTGTTACTATAGTTAGGAAAATGTGTTACTAGGTTGGCTACCAATCACCACTAGAGATGTTAcaatatatataaaaaaattgttactgTTGCATTGCTACAATAAAGAAAATATGTTGCTGAAATATCAAAACCTGTTACAAAGGCCTATTGTAATTAATGCGAATCATTAATAATTGTGTTGCAATTTTGTTAAAGCGTGTTACTAACCATGTTACAAAGTGTGTGCCTATAGTTCTAAAAAAGTGTTACCAGGCCTTCGGTAACACACATGGCGTGTGTTGCAACAATACTTAGTAACACGTTTAAATACATATAGGAACAACTCTTATGTGCTACAATAGACACCACGTAGTAACATAGCCTACAGGAACACATACAAAAGTGTGTTACTGTGTGCTTCAATAACACAATATCTAAGCTGTAGTAGCACATCAACGTGTTACAAAAGATCAATCCTGTAGTAGtggatcttgatcgtacacatttgcgtgcatgattagtgtacggtcaaatcgggggcgtcacacagcTTCAACGCTTTTGACGAATGTGTCATCTAACTGAAAAATTCGAGTTAGTTGTAGAAGTAAGATACGATAGACACGTCATCCGCGGTAGGAGCTTTGTTGTACTACAGAACGAAGAATAGAGTGAGCAGACAAGAACaaagagagaagagaagagacTAGCATCGTAGTTTAGAGAGGTTGAAGATGTCGGCGGTGGAATGTGGTGCTAGAACTACAAAAACAAAAATTAGGTCAAAAAAATGACTGAGAATGGATATTTTTCTTCAACAATGGCCCATGGAACTTTTGATTTTTATATACTTTCAATGTTTTCTTCTACTTGCAAGGTTGTTGCTTTTTCTAGTATGTGCTCATagaaaaaaatagaattttttagAAACATTGAAATACCATTTTTTAAAGAAAAATCCAGGGTCCACTCCTTAGGCATTTGCTACATATAAGGGAGTTATTTTTCTTTCTTACtattttttcctatttcagttgGGTTTTCTTatcaatttttttcatttttactgtttgttttttattttctatttctTTTATGTTTTTATTATATTTTCCACATTTGTCCCTCTTTTTGGTGTAAATATATGGACATTTTTTAAAGTATATGAGCGTATATTCATACCTCATGAACAACtatttttaaaacatatttttcTCCAATATAataaatattttttaaaaaataaattACCATTTATACTAACATACATGCACGATTGTTTTTGCTATATAGTATGATATTAATTAATTTTGATTAGATTTTGAGAATATTTACAAACTCTATTGAATAAAAAGTTTATAATATAACTGTATAGCTATACATAATGTAGTATTTTTTCAAACAATGTAGTAAAATAGTATTTTGGATAGTATAAAAATTATTTTAAATTACTATGTTTGGTAAACAGTATTACTACATTATTTTTTAATTAGATATCTGACAATATTTTCTGTTGAATAAAAAGTTTCTAATATAACTGTATAGCTATATGTAATGTAGTAGTTTTTAAACTAATGTAGTAAAATACTTCCTCCGTCGCAACATATAGGACGTTTTAATTCATAATATATTTTGTGGTCATCTAATATAATTCTTTGTTTTCAAATAATTACTGTATTATGTTTTAGATGTTCTTATATTTTGAGACAGGGGTAGCAGTATTCGGGATAGTATAAAAATTATTTTAAAATTACTATGTTTTGTAAGCAGTATTActtcttatattagtttacggaggaaGTACTACATTACGACAAGGTTTTACTTAGGGGCGTAGAATAACTATTtgtaataatgtttgcaataagcTAATAGGACGTGCCTTTTTTCCTTTACGTAAAAAATAGGCTGTGCTAGTGTCAGCCATCTTGAGAGAGCTTTTGCCTCCCGGAAATGCTATACCTACGAAAGCAAGTTGCTATAATTACCTTACATGAAGACGTGTCTTCCTCTAATTAATCTCTCCCCCCGAATTTCAGGGTGGGCCCCCCTTCCCACTAATCAAAAAATGCCAACTAACCCTTTGCTAAGGGCCAAGAAATAGGAGCAGTGACCAAACGCCACGCCATGCGCTCGGCGGCGAGATCCTAACCCTTCGCTCGTTCCCCAAAAGATCACGGATTTTTTTTATCCTTAAAAAAAATCCGCGGGCCTTTGGGGAACGCAGAACAGGTGGATCGATCATTCGGACGAGGGGTACTACGGTCAAACAATACTCCAAACAGAGTAGACGACCATTGATCCACCTGTATCGTCACAACTATCCCTAATTGCATTGCATGCTCTCCATCTAAGCTGAAGAACACAGAAGAACACGACCACATGCCCACAACATTGACACCGCGCGCGCGCGCAAACAGGCAATCCATTATTTCACAAACGATCTGGATAGTGCATCATGCATAGCAATCAAGTAATTCAGGAAGTGTGGCCGTTATGAATCCGCGCTAGCTAGTGCCGTTGGTCGAACAACGCTCCGATTTGGCGTCGCATGCCAAGATTTCCTCCACGGCTTCCTGGAAACAGAGCAACATGTCAGTGATATCCCACCAATCACAGCAGCATCGGCGATGTTTTCTCTTCGAAAACGAAAGGATGAGGTGACAGCCCCCGATCGGAGCCACGGTGGTAAAATGTCAAGAAACATAAATCTGGTAAGGTTTCTGTAGTACCTCGATACATGTCAAAGCATACTGGATGTCACCGTCTGAAATTTGGTAGTGGACAACGAATCTGACGCTGCAAATTAATCAAGGGAGCCCAGAATCAAATAAAGCAGTGCGTTTCTTTTGACTAAATACAGCATACTGTTTTAGTTAGAGACCAATGCAAAAATACATACTTAATGATTCTTATAGTGAGGAGTTGAGGATGATAATATGAATAAGCAgttaaaaaaaagagagagagaaggaagTTGAGCGAAGTGAACTGAACCTCTTGGAGCTTGTTGGCATTGCAAGCACACTGCGCTGTTTCAGGGCTTGGCACAGTTTGGCAGGTGTTATGCGCGGATCCGCCATATCAAAGAACACCTAGCGAAGGGAATACATCGCCGGAGGTCACAAACATGATATTCAGTCTGAAAGAAACATCGAGGTCAGTAGTTAGATGGAATAACAGACTAACCATATTGGTCTCCACTGAAGTCAAATCAACTGTGAAATGTTTGATTTTCTTCAGTCCATCTGAACATTTCGACAACAGAAAACAAAATTCAGGGTCATATCGATGCCGTTAAGGGCCTGTCAATAGGATGGAGAAGATAGATCAACATGAAACCTGCTAAAACTTTAGCCTTCCGATGGTCATCGGCAAGCTTGCCTAAGGTGTCGCGAACACCGACTTCAGCAGCAGCACAAAGGACTCCTACCTGCCTCATTCCACCACCTAGCGTCTTCCTAAGAATTTTAGCCTGAAAGTAAATCTTATTTGTCAGATTTCCCTTGCATCTTTTCTTAAGCAAGCAGCTTAAACTTACTAGCATGCACAATATCTACCCATCATCACCTTTTGTATGAAGGCCTTGGAGCCAACAATAACTGATCCAACAGGAGCACCTATCCCTTTCGACAGGCATACCTGCATTTCGACGTTTAACAGAGAAATACAGTCACACATCATATATCAACAGGAATCAGCCCATTTTCCGTTCTTATGT
This genomic window from Aegilops tauschii subsp. strangulata cultivar AL8/78 chromosome 4, Aet v6.0, whole genome shotgun sequence contains:
- the LOC123493811 gene encoding uncharacterized protein isoform X4, with the translated sequence MKRVHANGPNAEYVVIKPRDTTMNKTHPHRHGTHEDNDILSGTQMRKSRENMDGNLTRVHKQSTQDKSVVHVSSKQKRSPSMEVGTKVILKSSVYPNKRHVAHASILGCNSKKMVGGVELGRQFIEVQVDQPIEECELLVRERENCRTIGDTFTSGLTIAWPSSCIERFSG
- the LOC123493811 gene encoding uncharacterized protein isoform X2, whose amino-acid sequence is MKRVHANGPNAEYVVIKPRDTTMNKTHPHRHGTHEDNDILSGTQKHHLENAGCNKLSYQAPSSPAHPVFDPIFYGEMRKSRENMDGNLTRVHKQSTQDKSVVHVSSKQKRSPSMEVGTKVILKSSVYPNKRHVAHASILGCNSKKMVGGVELGRQFIEVQVDQPIEECELLVRERENCRTIGDTFTSGLTIAWPSSCVD
- the LOC123493811 gene encoding uncharacterized protein isoform X5 — protein: MKRVHANGPNAEYVVIKPRDTTMNKTHPHRHGTHEDNDILSGTQKHHLENAGCNKLSYQAPSSPAHPVFDPIFYGEVGTKVILKSSVYPNKRHVAHASILGCNSKKMVGGVELGRQFIEVQVDQPIEECELLVRERENCRTIGDTFTSGLTIAWPSSCIERFSG
- the LOC123493811 gene encoding uncharacterized protein isoform X1, yielding MKRVHANGPNAEYVVIKPRDTTMNKTHPHRHGTHEDNDILSGTQKHHLENAGCNKLSYQAPSSPAHPVFDPIFYGEMRKSRENMDGNLTRVHKQSTQDKSVVHVSSKQKRSPSMEVGTKVILKSSVYPNKRHVAHASILGCNSKKMVGGVELGRQFIEVQVDQPIEECELLVRERENCRTIGDTFTSGLTIAWPSSCIERFSG
- the LOC123493811 gene encoding uncharacterized protein isoform X3, which translates into the protein MNKTHPHRHGTHEDNDILSGTQKHHLENAGCNKLSYQAPSSPAHPVFDPIFYGEMRKSRENMDGNLTRVHKQSTQDKSVVHVSSKQKRSPSMEVGTKVILKSSVYPNKRHVAHASILGCNSKKMVGGVELGRQFIEVQVDQPIEECELLVRERENCRTIGDTFTSGLTIAWPSSCIERFSG